In one Niallia taxi genomic region, the following are encoded:
- the pdaB gene encoding polysaccharide deacetylase family sporulation protein PdaB: MNKFYVLNGKRVKQLTLILVVSFFTAWFLYMENIVQVPVFSSKDGPKAVYKGEKGIALTFNIGWGDEKAEPILDILKKEKVTATFFLAGSWAERHPDLIARISKEGHEIGILGYDYVDYSEVKEEKINQDVSKAKTAFEKLKVENISLFRAPTGHFDQNALTITNRYKYTLVHWSIDSKDWTNPGTDQIIKNVSPAKKGDIVLLHASDSAKQTANALPGVIDNLKGKNLKFVTVTEMLSNADSSSKEVN; this comes from the coding sequence ATGAACAAATTTTATGTACTGAATGGAAAAAGAGTAAAGCAATTGACATTAATTCTTGTTGTATCTTTTTTTACCGCTTGGTTTTTGTATATGGAAAATATCGTACAAGTACCAGTGTTCTCATCCAAGGATGGACCCAAAGCAGTTTACAAAGGAGAAAAAGGGATTGCATTAACATTCAACATCGGGTGGGGTGATGAAAAGGCTGAACCGATATTGGATATATTAAAAAAGGAAAAGGTGACCGCAACCTTTTTCTTAGCAGGATCTTGGGCAGAGCGACATCCTGATTTAATTGCAAGAATCTCGAAGGAAGGCCATGAAATTGGTATACTTGGCTATGATTATGTGGATTATTCAGAAGTAAAGGAAGAAAAGATAAACCAAGATGTTTCCAAAGCAAAAACAGCCTTTGAAAAACTGAAGGTCGAGAATATTTCCTTATTCAGAGCCCCAACAGGGCATTTTGATCAAAATGCGTTAACTATTACAAATCGATACAAATATACCCTTGTACATTGGAGTATTGATTCTAAAGATTGGACAAATCCAGGAACAGACCAAATTATTAAAAATGTCTCACCCGCCAAAAAGGGAGATATTGTTTTACTCCATGCGTCCGATTCTGCAAAACAAACAGCTAACGCATTGCCTGGAGTAATTGACAATCTGAAAGGAAAAAACCTTAAGTTTGTCACCGTTACAGAAATGCTGTCAAATGCTGACTCCAGCTCCAAAGAAGTAAATTAA
- a CDS encoding sigma-G-dependent sporulation-specific acid-soluble spore protein CsgA — protein sequence MIQSIAYVREVLSLYTDRSDTGKSIYGKMKNGHYKSEEAFVRDLTEEEINFLNQVLAEEIQHAENEQDSERVHHLNDIYELLF from the coding sequence ATGATTCAATCTATAGCATATGTAAGAGAAGTTCTATCCCTATACACAGACCGTTCAGATACAGGAAAAAGCATTTATGGGAAAATGAAGAATGGACATTACAAATCAGAAGAAGCTTTTGTTCGAGATCTAACAGAGGAAGAGATTAACTTCCTCAATCAAGTGCTGGCAGAAGAAATTCAGCACGCAGAAAATGAACAAGATTCCGAAAGAGTCCACCATTTAAACGACATTTACGAGCTATTGTTTTAA
- the cwlD gene encoding N-acetylmuramoyl-L-alanine amidase CwlD: protein MNKKLKISIFTAGLILLFFILQFDFSDDDSWDAWNLPLTGKIIVIDPGHGGPDGGAGDEEVLEKDIALNVSLKIRDYLQEQGALVIMTREEDKDLAGDDVKGYRNRKVADLKERLNIINSSDADLFLSIHLNAIPSSKWSGAQTFFSPQLEDNEVAAKFIQAELIDNLENTTRKAKPLSSVYILKYAEKPGALVEIGFLSNPAEKQNLMNVDYQNKIAASVYKGVNRYFSNEDAIKGE, encoded by the coding sequence GTGAATAAGAAATTAAAAATCAGTATATTTACAGCGGGGCTTATTCTTCTATTTTTCATTTTGCAATTTGATTTCTCGGATGATGATTCATGGGATGCTTGGAATCTGCCTTTAACTGGGAAAATAATTGTCATTGATCCTGGTCATGGAGGGCCAGATGGCGGAGCAGGTGATGAGGAAGTGTTAGAGAAAGATATTGCTCTGAATGTATCCCTTAAGATTCGTGATTATCTTCAAGAACAAGGTGCATTGGTCATCATGACGAGAGAAGAAGATAAGGATTTAGCAGGAGATGATGTAAAGGGATATCGTAACCGGAAGGTAGCTGACCTTAAGGAAAGATTGAATATTATTAACTCATCTGATGCTGATTTGTTTTTAAGCATCCATTTGAATGCAATTCCGTCTTCTAAGTGGAGCGGTGCACAAACTTTCTTTTCTCCACAGCTAGAGGATAACGAGGTTGCGGCAAAATTTATTCAAGCTGAACTAATAGACAACTTGGAAAACACAACAAGAAAAGCAAAGCCGTTAAGTAGTGTCTATATATTGAAGTATGCTGAGAAACCGGGTGCTCTTGTTGAGATAGGGTTTCTTTCTAATCCTGCAGAAAAGCAGAATTTAATGAATGTGGATTATCAAAATAAAATAGCTGCATCTGTTTATAAAGGTGTCAATCGATACTTTTCAAATGAGGATGCAATTAAAGGGGAATAG
- a CDS encoding Mrp/NBP35 family ATP-binding protein, with the protein MLNAEAIERMIEQITDPFLHKSLLELNSIKDLRWDQEKSHVSIKLAVAEIGSPAQIELQQQIVGMLKQNGVQSVGMRFAQLPSQLVQEIQAEQTDINSQKLPTYIAVASGKGGVGKSTVSVNLAVSMARLGKKVGLLDADIYGFSVPDMMGITKRPEVVNDRIIPVERFGVQVISMGFFVEDNAPIIWRGPMLGKMLTSFLQEVEWGELDYLILDLPPGTGDIALDVHTMLPSSKEVIVTTPHPTAAFVAARAGAMAIKTEHEILGVIENMSYFESKLTGEKEYVFGKGGGKKLAEDLQTSVLGQLPLGQPDWDKDDFAPSVYSQQDRIGSIYIDIAKKVIEKADNV; encoded by the coding sequence ATTTTAAACGCAGAAGCTATTGAACGCATGATAGAACAGATAACAGATCCTTTTTTACATAAGTCGTTATTAGAATTGAATTCGATTAAAGATTTAAGGTGGGATCAAGAAAAATCTCATGTCAGCATTAAGCTGGCAGTTGCAGAGATTGGGTCTCCCGCACAAATTGAATTGCAGCAGCAGATAGTCGGTATGTTGAAGCAAAATGGAGTACAAAGTGTTGGAATGCGATTTGCGCAGCTTCCAAGTCAGCTTGTTCAAGAAATACAAGCGGAACAGACTGATATCAATAGTCAGAAGCTTCCCACATATATAGCTGTAGCTAGTGGTAAGGGCGGAGTCGGTAAATCGACTGTTTCTGTTAACTTGGCAGTTTCCATGGCGAGACTTGGCAAGAAGGTAGGTCTTCTTGATGCAGATATATACGGCTTTAGTGTTCCTGATATGATGGGAATAACAAAAAGGCCTGAAGTGGTAAATGACAGAATTATTCCTGTAGAACGATTTGGCGTTCAGGTAATTTCTATGGGATTCTTTGTTGAGGATAATGCTCCTATTATCTGGAGAGGACCAATGCTTGGGAAAATGCTGACAAGCTTCCTGCAGGAAGTAGAGTGGGGAGAATTAGATTACCTGATTTTAGATTTGCCTCCTGGAACTGGTGATATTGCTTTAGATGTACATACTATGCTGCCTTCCAGTAAAGAAGTAATTGTTACTACTCCGCATCCAACAGCCGCATTTGTAGCTGCCAGAGCTGGAGCAATGGCAATAAAAACAGAACATGAGATTCTTGGTGTAATTGAAAATATGTCTTATTTTGAGAGTAAATTGACTGGTGAAAAGGAATATGTCTTCGGTAAAGGCGGAGGGAAGAAGCTGGCAGAGGATCTCCAAACCTCTGTTTTAGGTCAACTGCCGCTTGGCCAGCCTGATTGGGACAAGGACGATTTTGCTCCTTCTGTTTACTCACAGCAAGATAGAATTGGCAGTATTTATATAGATATAGCCAAAAAAGTTATTGAAAAAGCAGATAATGTATAA
- the gerD gene encoding spore germination lipoprotein GerD translates to MFKKYSIVLLLSLSILSGCSAGETAQQMDYDQTKKMVVDILKTDDGKKAIRDVIGDEEIKENLVMNEDAVTKTIEKTLVSDKASKFWTEKFKDPDFAETMAKSMKTENQKLLKDLMKDPDYRKMMVELLQDPAIESDLKNVLKSTEYREHLLEVMQESMDTPEFKKKFQEMLDKAAKEAASGIEVQTIQL, encoded by the coding sequence ATGTTCAAAAAATACAGCATCGTTCTGCTTTTATCGCTTTCCATTTTGAGCGGCTGTTCAGCTGGAGAAACGGCACAACAGATGGATTATGATCAGACCAAAAAGATGGTAGTAGATATTTTAAAAACAGATGACGGAAAAAAAGCAATTCGTGATGTTATTGGGGATGAAGAAATTAAGGAAAATCTCGTAATGAATGAGGATGCGGTTACGAAAACCATTGAAAAGACTTTGGTTTCTGATAAGGCATCAAAATTTTGGACAGAGAAATTTAAAGATCCGGATTTTGCAGAAACAATGGCAAAAAGCATGAAAACAGAGAACCAAAAGCTCCTGAAAGACTTGATGAAGGACCCGGATTACAGAAAAATGATGGTAGAATTATTGCAGGATCCTGCAATAGAATCCGACTTGAAAAATGTGTTGAAAAGCACAGAATACCGGGAACATTTACTTGAGGTCATGCAGGAATCCATGGATACACCAGAATTCAAGAAGAAATTTCAAGAGATGCTTGATAAAGCCGCTAAAGAGGCAGCTTCTGGAATTGAAGTACAGACAATTCAACTCTAG
- a CDS encoding TraR/DksA C4-type zinc finger protein: MLTKQQLNDFQSLLEEHKQDIEERYDINDHLNLIRSHAHDSVGELSSYDNHPGDEGTELYEREKDIALNEHYRFEYEGVVHALKAIQNGTYGKCVECGKEIPLERLEALPTALYCIEHTPDKVVSHERPVEEGVLMPPFGKFDMDEQDENVAYDAEDSWQDVESFGTSETPSDFIDPVDHYNDLSIDSYENVGYVEEYENFVGVDIEGKNITVYPNPQHKRYEHSLDEEGIMTSFGDLPAYEHEPYVEDTDDKERF; encoded by the coding sequence ATGCTGACTAAACAACAACTTAATGATTTTCAATCGCTGTTAGAAGAACATAAGCAAGACATAGAAGAGAGATATGACATAAATGATCACTTAAATTTAATTAGAAGCCACGCGCATGATTCTGTAGGTGAGCTTTCGAGCTATGATAATCATCCAGGTGATGAAGGAACGGAATTATATGAAAGAGAAAAAGATATTGCTCTAAATGAACATTATAGATTTGAGTATGAAGGCGTGGTTCATGCATTAAAGGCGATTCAGAATGGGACATACGGAAAATGTGTGGAATGCGGCAAGGAGATTCCTCTTGAACGTCTGGAGGCTCTTCCTACGGCTTTATACTGTATAGAACATACTCCGGATAAAGTTGTCTCTCATGAGCGCCCAGTTGAAGAGGGTGTGCTCATGCCGCCGTTTGGAAAGTTTGATATGGATGAACAAGATGAAAATGTAGCTTATGATGCAGAGGATTCCTGGCAGGATGTTGAGAGCTTTGGGACCTCAGAAACTCCATCTGATTTTATCGATCCTGTTGATCACTATAATGATCTTTCTATTGATTCTTACGAAAATGTTGGGTATGTCGAGGAATATGAAAATTTTGTTGGGGTAGATATAGAGGGGAAAAACATCACTGTATATCCTAATCCACAGCATAAAAGATATGAGCACAGTTTAGATGAAGAGGGCATTATGACGAGCTTTGGGGATTTACCCGCATATGAGCATGAACCTTATGTGGAAGATACAGATGATAAGGAACGGTTTTAA
- a CDS encoding DUF2521 family protein: protein MTVIMDFDLKKREKQIKYERSVLKELSLKDLKAKVAHYFGSSQLTKSVIINEGMEEACFDVAIEAFLLGANFSKFNEWGEDISTIKNRCLEEDKHLKDTLFHFLLYWGSEESSKNESLYYLCEQFVDAWWLEGFHKANKRRKLRLH from the coding sequence GTGACAGTTATTATGGACTTCGATTTGAAAAAAAGAGAAAAACAAATTAAATATGAAAGGTCTGTACTTAAGGAGCTTTCTTTAAAGGACTTAAAGGCGAAGGTTGCTCATTACTTTGGATCTTCTCAGTTGACGAAAAGTGTCATCATAAACGAAGGTATGGAGGAAGCGTGCTTTGATGTAGCAATAGAAGCCTTTTTATTAGGTGCAAACTTTAGCAAATTTAATGAATGGGGAGAGGATATCTCCACGATTAAAAATAGATGTTTGGAAGAAGATAAACATTTAAAGGATACTTTATTTCATTTTCTTTTATACTGGGGTAGTGAAGAAAGCAGTAAAAATGAATCTTTGTACTATTTATGTGAACAATTCGTTGATGCATGGTGGTTAGAAGGATTTCATAAAGCAAATAAAAGAAGAAAGCTCAGGCTACATTGA